The following DNA comes from Gordonia zhaorongruii.
GATTCAGGGACCGGACCTCATGGACGAGATGCGCGAGCAGGCCATCCGCTTCGGTGCCGACCTCCGCATGGAAGAGGTCGACGAGATCCGTCTCACCGGGGACATCAAAGAGGTCGAGGTCGGTGGGGAAGTGCACCGCGCTCGCGCCGTCATCCTCGCGATGGGCGCCGCAGCCCGCTACCTGAACGTTCCGGGCGAGCAGGAGCTCCTCGGACGCGGCGTCTCGTCGTGCGCCACATGCGACGGCTTCTTCTTCAAGGAGCAGGACATCGCCGTCATCGGCGGTGGCGATTCGGCGATGGAGGAAGCCACCTTCCTCACCAAGTTCGCTCGTAAGGTCACCGTGATTCACCGCCGGGACGAGTTCCGGTCGTCGAAGATCATGCTCGAACGCGCACGCGCGAACGAGAAGATCGAATTCGTCACCAACGCCACCGTGTCGGCCGTGAAGGGCGACAACTCCGTCGCCGAACTCGAACTCACCGACACCGTGACCGGTGATACGAGCGTCCTCGACGCGACCGGCATGTTCGTCGCGATCGGCCATGACCCGCGCAGCGGACTCGTGAGCGGACAGGTCGACCTGGACGACGACGGTTACGTGAAGGTCGACGGGCGCAGCACCTACACGAACATCCCCGGCGTCTTCGCGTGCGGCGACCTCGTCGATCGCACCTACCGCCAGGCCGTCACGGCCGCCGGAAGCGGCTGCTCGGCCGCAATCGACGCCGAGCGTTGGCTCGCCGACCAGACGGTCGCCGTCCCCGACGCGGAGTCGTCCATCGCCTGACCGGAACTCCGGCATGCAGACCCCCACCCAGCAAGGAGCAACACCATGGCCAACACAGTCGACGTCACCGACGCCACCTTCAAGTCCGACGTTCTAGAGTCGAGCAAGCCCGTCTTGGTCGATTTCTGGGCCACCTGGTGCGGCCCCTGCAAGATGGTCGCACCCGTCCTCGACGAGATCGCACGCGATAACGGCGAGAAGCTCACCGTCGCCAAGGTCGACGTCGATGCCAATCCGGCGATCGCCCGTGATTTCCAGATCATGTCGATCCCGACCATGATCCTGTTCGAGAACGGCAAGCCCACGAAGACCATTCAGGGAGCCAAGCCCAAAGCCGTTCTGCTCCGGGAGCTGGAACCCGTCATCGGTTGACGTGACGGTTAGGTCGCGATACCGCTCTTCATTTGTGGGCATCGCCGACCACCTGAGAGAATGAATCGGTGCAGTGACGGCCGTCGATCTGCGCGATCGGCGGCCGTCACCCTTATGCGAGAGAGTGGGGTTCTCCAATGCCGGTATTGCGTCTGGGCGACCACGGGTCACCGGTTGCGGAAGTCAGGGCCATCCTGGCAACCCGCGGCCTGCTCCCGGCAACGCCCGCCGCGGCACCCGGTGACGAGCAGAGTCCCTGGTCGCCACCGGAAGCTGTCTTCGACGACGCCTGCGACCGGGCAGTCCGGGCCTTCCAGCAGGAGCGCGGCCTCATCGTCGACGGGATCGTCGGCCACGCCACGTACACCGCACTGCGCGAGGCCTCGTACACGCTCGGCAGCCGAGTGCTTCTCTACCGTCTCTCCGCACCCATGGCCGGCGACGACGTCGCCACGCTTCAGTCCCGTCTGCAGAATCTCGGCTTCTACCACGGTCTCGTCGACGGAGTGTTCGGCGACGTGACGCACACGTCGGTCGGTCTGTACCAAACCGAGTTCGGCCTCTCGTCGGATGGGATCTGCGGTCCCGACACTCTGCGATCGCTGACCCGCCTCGGTACCCGGATCACCGGGGGATCCCCGCATGCCATCCGGGAGGAGGAGCACGTCCGTCGCTCCGGTCCTCAGCTCACCGGCAAGCGGATCCTGATCGATCCCGGTGCGAACACCGACGCCGACGCCGCGATTCTCTGGGACCTCGGTGCACGCCTCGAAGGCCGGATGGCCGCCGCAGGCATGGAGACCTTCCTCTCGCACGACGGAAAGTCCGCGCCCGCTGACGACGAACGTGCCCGCGTCGCCAATCTCGCGGACGTCGATCTGATGATCTCACTGCGCACCGGCGAGTACCCGAACGATCGCGCCGAGGGTGTCGCCACCTTCTACTTCGGCAACACGCACGGCTCGTTCTCGACCATCGGTCGCTACCTCTCGAGCTACATTCAGCGAGAGCTCGTTGCACGGACCGATTTCCTCGATTGCCGCTCAC
Coding sequences within:
- the trxB gene encoding thioredoxin-disulfide reductase — its product is MSDTDTPIHDLIIVGSGPAGYTAALYAARAELSPVVFEGISFGGALMTTTDVENFPGFQKGIQGPDLMDEMREQAIRFGADLRMEEVDEIRLTGDIKEVEVGGEVHRARAVILAMGAAARYLNVPGEQELLGRGVSSCATCDGFFFKEQDIAVIGGGDSAMEEATFLTKFARKVTVIHRRDEFRSSKIMLERARANEKIEFVTNATVSAVKGDNSVAELELTDTVTGDTSVLDATGMFVAIGHDPRSGLVSGQVDLDDDGYVKVDGRSTYTNIPGVFACGDLVDRTYRQAVTAAGSGCSAAIDAERWLADQTVAVPDAESSIA
- the trxA gene encoding thioredoxin; protein product: MANTVDVTDATFKSDVLESSKPVLVDFWATWCGPCKMVAPVLDEIARDNGEKLTVAKVDVDANPAIARDFQIMSIPTMILFENGKPTKTIQGAKPKAVLLRELEPVIG
- a CDS encoding N-acetylmuramoyl-L-alanine amidase, giving the protein MPVLRLGDHGSPVAEVRAILATRGLLPATPAAAPGDEQSPWSPPEAVFDDACDRAVRAFQQERGLIVDGIVGHATYTALREASYTLGSRVLLYRLSAPMAGDDVATLQSRLQNLGFYHGLVDGVFGDVTHTSVGLYQTEFGLSSDGICGPDTLRSLTRLGTRITGGSPHAIREEEHVRRSGPQLTGKRILIDPGANTDADAAILWDLGARLEGRMAAAGMETFLSHDGKSAPADDERARVANLADVDLMISLRTGEYPNDRAEGVATFYFGNTHGSFSTIGRYLSSYIQRELVARTDFLDCRSHERTWSILRLTRMPVVLIEAGYITNPHDSAILSDPQERDTIAEAILVAVKRLYLLGENDRPTGTYTFADLLAAERITP